A genomic region of Capnocytophaga canimorsus contains the following coding sequences:
- the secE gene encoding preprotein translocase subunit SecE, with amino-acid sequence MINYIKESYEELKNHVTWISLAEAQRLMVVVVVFTVLFSLLIWGIDSSFEKLMGMYFNFMKK; translated from the coding sequence ATGATAAACTACATAAAAGAATCATACGAAGAACTAAAAAACCACGTAACTTGGATATCGCTTGCCGAAGCACAAAGGCTGATGGTTGTAGTTGTGGTATTCACGGTTCTATTTTCACTTTTAATTTGGGGTATTGATTCTTCTTTCGAAAAGTTGATGGGAATGTATTTTAACTTTATGAAAAAATAA
- the tuf gene encoding elongation factor Tu encodes MAKETFDRSKPHLNIGTIGHVDHGKTTLTAAITKVLAEAGLSEARSFDSIDNAPEEKERGITINTSHVEYQTATRHYAHVDCPGHADYVKNMITGAAQMDGAILVVAATDGPMPQTREHILLGRQVGIPRIVVFMNKVDMVDDAELLELVEMEMRDLLSSYGYDGDNGPIVQGSALGALNGEPQWVDTVMKLMDAVDSWIELPQRDVDKPFLMPIEDVFTITGRGTVATGRIETGVAKTGDAVEIIGMGDKKLTSTITGVEMFRKILDRGEAGDNVGLLLRGIDKTEIKRGMVICKPGSVKPHAKFKAEVYILSKEEGGRHTPFHNNYRPQFYVRTTDVTGTISLPEGVEMVMPGDNLTITVELLQPIALNVGLRFAIREGGRTVGAGQVTEILD; translated from the coding sequence ATGGCAAAGGAAACTTTTGATCGTTCAAAGCCCCACTTAAATATTGGTACTATTGGACACGTGGATCACGGTAAAACAACATTGACAGCTGCTATTACTAAAGTATTGGCTGAGGCGGGTCTTTCTGAAGCAAGAAGCTTCGATTCAATCGATAACGCTCCTGAAGAAAAAGAGCGTGGTATTACTATCAATACCTCACACGTTGAGTATCAAACAGCTACTCGTCACTATGCGCACGTTGACTGTCCTGGTCACGCGGATTACGTTAAAAATATGATTACTGGTGCTGCTCAAATGGACGGTGCTATCTTAGTGGTTGCTGCTACTGATGGTCCTATGCCTCAAACTCGTGAGCACATTCTTTTGGGTCGTCAGGTAGGTATTCCAAGAATTGTTGTGTTTATGAACAAGGTGGATATGGTTGACGATGCTGAGTTGTTGGAGCTTGTTGAAATGGAAATGAGGGACTTGTTGTCTTCTTACGGATATGATGGAGATAATGGTCCTATCGTTCAAGGTTCTGCTCTAGGAGCGTTGAATGGAGAGCCTCAATGGGTAGATACTGTAATGAAATTGATGGATGCTGTTGATAGTTGGATTGAGCTTCCTCAGCGTGATGTTGATAAGCCTTTCTTGATGCCAATTGAGGACGTGTTTACCATTACAGGTCGTGGAACAGTAGCTACAGGACGTATCGAAACTGGGGTTGCTAAAACAGGTGATGCTGTTGAGATCATCGGTATGGGAGATAAAAAATTGACTTCTACAATTACAGGAGTTGAGATGTTCCGTAAAATCCTTGACCGTGGTGAAGCAGGTGATAACGTTGGTTTGTTGTTAAGAGGTATCGATAAAACTGAAATCAAACGTGGTATGGTTATCTGTAAACCAGGTTCAGTGAAACCGCACGCTAAATTTAAAGCTGAGGTGTATATCTTGAGTAAAGAAGAAGGTGGACGTCACACTCCATTCCACAACAACTATCGTCCTCAATTCTATGTTCGTACGACTGACGTAACAGGTACTATATCTTTACCTGAAGGAGTTGAGATGGTTATGCCTGGTGACAACTTGACAATCACTGTTGAATTGTTGCAACCAATTGCTCTTAACGTAGGTCTTCGTTTTGCTATCCGTGAAGGAGGTCGTACAGTAGGTGCTGGTCAGGTAACTGAAATTCTTGACTAA